A single region of the Ctenopharyngodon idella isolate HZGC_01 chromosome 21, HZGC01, whole genome shotgun sequence genome encodes:
- the LOC127503232 gene encoding signal-induced proliferation-associated 1-like protein 3 isoform X4: MVKKPPLMRAVVSQSSPTSNQHGKEHFSQLQLREDHLIKNQDYSLFNLQEPNIKPPRNDQLPWRQRQNSFTEDTSTRDYISINTLHLFPEQQSRADQPATFCPKLEKASHEGVDTGIKPSQGDSDRSCQLQVSQTQPDCSPKQKKIQYTLHRETGGVRNGDHNHIKSQVDVNSKNVFGQPRVIASLRAACSPRPVRKSTMVEDLKKLIVMDDTEDSAQGDSSSPQQKEAGLCSSLQMSGPSLFSPAQQSYPETPTITPVHLHLQTLQTGKKCGELPEQAESDVWDRDQHPDPELMPLPSMAYDLDWNSLVQAAQEYETQRMATFLSEVSPVPSRPDTPSHGSYKIHHSSAYCSGEDMDSDVFIDFPDQLSHLEGMLRRLSSDLLKEKRDKVALLAEVLKLRISNQHLREESFCAVAQLHKISNILNTTPGGEE; this comes from the exons ATGGTGAAAAAACCTCCTTTGATGAGAGCTGTAGTTTCTCAATCTTCACCAACCTCCAATCAACATGGCAAGGAGCACTTCAGCCAACTCCAGCTAAGAGAGGACCATCTCATCAAGAACCAGGACTACAGTTTGTTCAATCTGCAGGAACCCAATATAAAACCTCCAAGAAATGACCAACTTCCATGGAGGCAGAGACAGAACTCATTCACTGAGGATACTTCTACCCGGGATTATATTTCTATTAACACACTGCATCTCTTCCCTGAACAACAGTCTAGAGCAGACCAGCCTGCAACGTTTTGTCCAAAACTGGAAAAGGCAAGTCATGAGGGTGTTGACACTGGCATTAAACCATCTCAAGGTGACTCTGACCGGTCCTGTCAACTACAAGTCAGCCAGACCCAACCAGACTGCAGCCCAAAACAGAAGAAGATACAGTACACACTTCATAGAGAAACCGGTGGTGTCAGAAATGGCGACCACAACCATATAAAAAG TCAGGTGGATGTGaactcaaaaaatgtgtttggtcAGCCTCGAGTGATCGCATCACTGCGAGCAGCATGTTCCCCGCGGCCCGTTCGCAAGAGCACAATGGTGGAGGACTTGAAAAAACTCATTGTGATGGATGACACAGAGGACAGCGCTCAGGGTGATTCA TCATCACCCCAACAAAAAGAGGCGGGGCTTTGCAGCAGTTTGCAAATGTCAGGTCCGTCGTTATTTAGTCCTGCTCAGCAATCGTACCCAGAGACTCCTACAATCACACCCGTCCATCTCCACCTGCAAACACTTCAAACAGGCAAGA AATGTGGGGAATTGCCTGAGCAGGCTGAATCTGACGTATGGGACAGAGACCAACATCCTGATCCTGAACTCATGCCCCTGCCAAGCATGGCCTATGATCTTGACTGGAATAGTCTAGTTCAAGCAGCTCAAGAGTATGAGA caCAAAGGATGGCAACCTTTTTGTCAGAAGTGAGTCCTGTACCAAGCAGGCCAGACACACCATCCCATGGAAGCTACAAGATCCACCATTCCAGTGCTTATTGCAGTGGAGAAGATATGGA CAGTGACGTATTCATTGACTTTCCCGACCAACTCTCTCACCTGGAAGGGATGCTTAGGCGACTGAGTAGTGATCTTCTAAAG GAGAAGAGAGACAAGGTGGCTCTTCTGGCAGAAGTGTTGAAGCTACGTATTAGCAACCAGCATCTGAGAGAAGAGTCCTTCTGTGCAGTTGCACAACTACACAAAATcagcaacattttaaatacaacaccTGGAGGGGAGGAGTAA